A stretch of Paludisphaera borealis DNA encodes these proteins:
- a CDS encoding glycoside hydrolase family 88 protein produces the protein MTGSRVVELESLKPRLEAAVEFAAQQVRATIERRPDYFPIYTVDGRWFHQGELWTDWCGGFHAGMMWILAERTGESWWRAQAEHYAKLLEHRQIDRDVHDLGFIFLNTYLPWYRLTGDERLRQVLIQAGRTLALRFNPKGRYLRSFVAPESLFIDIMMNVPIIYYAARETGDAGLREVADAHCRTTERTLVRPDGSTAHEGIFDLGTGAFLRQTTHQGLRADSAWTRGLAWSLYGFTTVYSYTGDPADLAIARRNADYYLARCPESLVPPWDFDVPDGPDRIDDSSAGAIAASGLWDLARACEPADPAAADRYRNAAITILDSLCSDAYLASNTPGWEGVVRHGVYHFHKRLGVDESVMWGDFFFLEAVDKVLRGV, from the coding sequence GTGACTGGATCGCGAGTCGTCGAACTGGAGTCTCTGAAGCCCCGTCTCGAAGCCGCCGTCGAATTCGCCGCGCAGCAGGTGCGCGCGACGATCGAGCGGCGGCCCGACTACTTCCCGATCTACACGGTCGACGGTCGTTGGTTTCACCAGGGCGAGCTGTGGACCGACTGGTGCGGCGGGTTCCACGCCGGGATGATGTGGATTCTGGCCGAGCGGACCGGCGAATCCTGGTGGCGCGCTCAGGCCGAGCATTACGCGAAGCTGCTGGAACATCGCCAGATCGACCGCGACGTCCACGACCTGGGGTTCATCTTCCTGAACACCTATCTGCCCTGGTATCGCCTGACCGGCGACGAGCGGCTGCGCCAGGTGCTGATCCAGGCGGGGCGTACGCTGGCCCTGCGGTTCAACCCCAAGGGGCGGTATCTCCGCTCGTTCGTCGCGCCAGAGAGCCTGTTCATCGACATCATGATGAACGTGCCGATCATCTACTACGCCGCGCGCGAGACCGGCGACGCGGGCCTTCGGGAAGTCGCCGACGCTCATTGCCGGACGACGGAGCGGACGCTCGTGCGGCCCGACGGTTCGACGGCGCACGAGGGGATCTTCGACCTCGGCACCGGCGCGTTCCTCCGCCAGACGACTCACCAGGGCTTGCGGGCCGATTCGGCCTGGACGCGGGGGTTGGCCTGGTCGCTTTATGGCTTCACGACTGTCTATTCCTACACCGGCGATCCGGCCGACCTGGCGATCGCCAGACGGAACGCCGACTATTATCTCGCTCGATGCCCCGAGAGTCTGGTCCCCCCCTGGGACTTCGACGTTCCCGACGGCCCCGACAGGATCGACGACAGCTCGGCGGGCGCGATCGCCGCGTCGGGCCTCTGGGACCTCGCCCGCGCCTGCGAGCCCGCCGACCCGGCCGCCGCCGACCGCTACCGAAACGCCGCAATCACCATCCTCGACAGTCTTTGCTCCGACGCCTACCTGGCCTCGAACACGCCGGGCTGGGAGGGCGTCGTCCGCCACGGGGTCTACCACTTCCACAAGCGGCTCGGCGTCGACGAGTCGGTCATGTGGGGCGATTTCTTCTTTCTGGAAGCGGTCGACAAGGTGCTGCGGGGAGTCTGA
- a CDS encoding sigma-70 family RNA polymerase sigma factor, which produces MGKAYCHPAMKQLKDQQTRYAPKERRLEQVEKAEQLLSEIDQAKRYPYDYVCFRITGFRPDAWSALMLEGHEVQRDLRLFVEDLSATVRQPVEQATEPVLTVGEVSKKYNVSTRTVTRWRRQGLVARRFVIDGRAKVGFLESSLERFVADHRGQVERGSKFRQLTDAERDEIIRRARRMSQFRPGEVGLVEIARRIARKMARSTETVRLTLKSYDREHPDRAIFGPSTTPLDDDAKAQIYLRHKMGVSAEVLATQYHRTRTSIYRLINEVRATRLLETKLEFIDNESFGLTSSRKTILAPLPAPADGKPPRRPRAPKGLPPYLASLYEVPLLDREQEAHLFRQMNYLKHQAVALREKIDPAKVKTTDLDRIEELQEQALAVKNQIIRSNLRLVVSIAKRHVGPSNNFFELVSDGNMSLIRAVEKFDYARGNKFSTYASWAIMKNYARTIPEENYRRDRFVTGHEEMFEAAADNRMDEHEYESALKRMQEAIKGMLDRLDDRERLIITSRFGLGGAAERTLEQLGRELGITKERVRQIESRGVDKLRKIAGEQKLDLPML; this is translated from the coding sequence ATGGGTAAAGCGTATTGCCACCCCGCGATGAAGCAGCTCAAGGATCAGCAGACGCGCTACGCTCCCAAAGAGCGGCGGCTCGAGCAGGTGGAAAAGGCCGAGCAGTTGCTGAGCGAGATCGATCAGGCGAAGCGATACCCGTACGACTACGTCTGTTTCCGGATCACGGGCTTCCGGCCCGACGCCTGGTCGGCCTTGATGCTCGAGGGCCACGAGGTTCAGCGCGACTTGCGGTTGTTCGTCGAGGACCTGTCGGCGACCGTCCGGCAACCCGTCGAGCAGGCGACCGAGCCGGTGCTGACGGTCGGCGAAGTGAGCAAGAAATACAACGTCTCCACGCGGACGGTGACGCGGTGGCGGCGGCAGGGCCTGGTAGCTCGTCGGTTCGTGATCGACGGGCGGGCCAAAGTCGGTTTTCTGGAATCCAGCCTGGAACGGTTTGTGGCCGATCATCGCGGCCAGGTGGAACGAGGCTCGAAGTTTCGACAACTGACCGACGCGGAGCGCGATGAAATCATCCGCCGCGCCCGTCGCATGTCGCAATTTCGGCCGGGCGAGGTGGGCCTGGTCGAGATCGCGCGGAGGATTGCTCGTAAGATGGCACGCTCAACCGAAACCGTGAGACTGACGCTCAAGTCGTACGATCGCGAGCACCCGGACCGGGCGATCTTCGGCCCCTCCACGACTCCACTGGACGACGACGCCAAGGCTCAGATTTATCTCCGCCACAAGATGGGGGTCTCGGCCGAAGTTCTCGCGACCCAGTACCACCGCACCCGGACGAGCATCTACCGACTGATCAACGAGGTTCGCGCCACGCGGCTCCTCGAAACCAAGCTCGAGTTCATCGACAACGAGAGTTTCGGCCTGACCTCGTCCCGGAAGACGATCCTGGCGCCCTTGCCCGCTCCCGCCGACGGCAAGCCCCCGCGCCGGCCCCGGGCCCCCAAGGGTTTGCCCCCGTACCTGGCGAGCCTCTACGAGGTCCCGCTGCTCGACCGCGAGCAGGAAGCTCACCTGTTCCGCCAGATGAATTATCTCAAGCATCAGGCCGTCGCCCTCCGCGAGAAGATCGACCCCGCTAAGGTCAAAACGACCGATCTCGACCGGATCGAGGAGTTGCAGGAACAGGCCCTGGCGGTCAAGAACCAGATCATCCGGTCGAACCTGCGGCTGGTGGTCTCGATCGCCAAGCGGCACGTCGGCCCGTCGAACAACTTCTTCGAGCTGGTCTCCGACGGCAACATGAGCTTGATCCGCGCGGTCGAGAAGTTCGACTACGCTCGCGGCAACAAGTTCAGCACGTACGCGTCATGGGCGATCATGAAGAACTACGCCCGGACGATCCCCGAGGAGAACTACCGCCGGGATCGGTTCGTCACCGGCCACGAAGAGATGTTCGAGGCCGCCGCCGACAACCGGATGGACGAGCACGAATACGAGAGCGCCCTCAAGCGGATGCAAGAGGCCATCAAGGGGATGCTCGACCGCCTCGACGACCGCGAGCGGTTGATCATCACCAGCCGGTTCGGCCTCGGCGGCGCCGCCGAACGGACCCTCGAACAGCTCGGCCGCGAGCTGGGCATCACCAAGGAGCGCGTCCGCCAGATCGAATCGCGCGGCGTCGACAAGCTTCGCAAGATCGCCGGCGAACAGAAGCTCGACCTGCCTATGCTTTGA
- a CDS encoding S8 family peptidase, whose translation MARSIASRRAARRADLQVESLDGRLLLSVSNLPVVGPTYPNDPQFNQQWGLNSPSDIDVDAPEAWTVTTGSPSTIVAVIDSGVDLRNPDLVGRLWVNPAASRRGKIVYGWNFVNNNGNVQDQFGHGTHVAGVIAAAADNRKGVVGLDWNARIMPLRTLAADGSGTLENAVAAIRFAVDNGARVINASWGSDLPDDDLYNAIAYADQKGVVFVTAAGNDGVNSDVVPIYPAAYHLPNVLVVAAVDPAGNLASFSNYGLHSVDLAAPGVTIYSTYPPRTYGLLSGTSMAAPYVTGVVSLLVGLHPDWSAEQLVQQVLATVKPLPGLTGKTVTGGIVDAAQAVGVSGSGPHGDQYVSLPLTTHKIATRSAAIPRTPGRRAQSQAAAFLPARSTALVARPERAGARQARPAWRGGVRVSASA comes from the coding sequence ATGGCCCGATCCATCGCATCTCGCCGCGCCGCGCGCCGGGCCGACCTCCAGGTTGAGAGCCTCGACGGCCGGCTGCTCCTGAGCGTGAGCAATCTGCCCGTGGTCGGGCCGACCTATCCGAACGATCCCCAGTTCAACCAGCAGTGGGGGCTCAACAGCCCTTCCGACATCGACGTCGACGCCCCCGAAGCCTGGACGGTGACGACCGGCAGCCCCTCGACCATCGTGGCGGTCATCGACTCGGGCGTCGACCTGCGCAACCCCGACCTCGTCGGCCGGCTCTGGGTCAATCCGGCGGCCTCGCGGCGCGGCAAGATCGTCTACGGCTGGAACTTCGTCAACAACAACGGCAACGTTCAGGACCAGTTCGGCCACGGCACGCACGTCGCGGGCGTCATCGCCGCCGCGGCCGACAATCGCAAGGGGGTCGTCGGCCTCGACTGGAACGCGCGGATCATGCCGCTGAGGACGCTCGCCGCCGACGGCTCGGGCACTCTGGAGAACGCCGTCGCGGCGATCCGGTTCGCGGTCGACAACGGGGCGCGGGTGATCAACGCGAGCTGGGGCTCCGACTTGCCCGACGACGACCTGTACAATGCAATCGCCTACGCCGATCAGAAGGGGGTGGTTTTCGTCACGGCCGCCGGCAATGACGGAGTGAACTCCGACGTCGTGCCGATCTACCCGGCCGCGTACCATCTGCCCAACGTCCTGGTGGTCGCGGCGGTCGACCCCGCCGGCAACCTCGCCTCGTTCTCCAACTACGGGCTCCATTCGGTCGACCTCGCCGCCCCCGGCGTGACCATCTACAGCACGTACCCGCCGCGCACCTACGGGCTGCTCTCGGGAACCTCGATGGCCGCCCCGTACGTGACAGGGGTCGTCTCGCTCCTTGTCGGCCTCCATCCCGACTGGTCGGCCGAGCAACTGGTCCAGCAGGTGCTCGCGACGGTCAAGCCTCTGCCCGGCCTCACGGGCAAGACGGTGACCGGCGGGATCGTCGACGCCGCGCAGGCGGTCGGCGTCTCAGGCTCGGGGCCCCACGGCGACCAGTACGTCAGCCTCCCTCTAACGACCCACAAGATCGCCACGCGATCCGCCGCCATCCCTCGCACTCCCGGCCGCCGCGCGCAGAGCCAGGCCGCCGCGTTCCTCCCGGCCCGTTCGACGGCGCTCGTCGCACGGCCGGAGCGTGCCGGTGCTCGCCAGGCAAGGCCCGCCTGGCGGGGAGGGGTTCGGGTTTCGGCTTCGGCATGA
- a CDS encoding phenylacetaldoxime dehydratase family protein, giving the protein MRRVVASLPDGNAELCLVRMGFQVRGLSGWFHARTLRAAIARDADRAVAEGAGLLGSESFTIARGHFGVLQYWRSFDALDAWSHRPPHSEWWRAAVDRMRRKQDLGVYHEVFLVPAANLESIYLDCEPAGLARFGKLGEPVGPSTTARGRLGMMRR; this is encoded by the coding sequence ATGCGCCGGGTGGTCGCCAGCTTGCCCGACGGCAACGCCGAGCTTTGCCTCGTCCGCATGGGGTTCCAGGTCCGCGGCCTCTCCGGCTGGTTCCATGCCCGGACGCTGCGCGCCGCGATCGCGCGCGACGCCGACCGGGCCGTCGCCGAAGGCGCGGGGCTGCTGGGCTCGGAATCGTTCACGATCGCTCGCGGCCATTTCGGCGTCCTGCAATACTGGAGAAGCTTCGACGCCCTTGACGCCTGGTCGCACCGGCCTCCGCACTCGGAATGGTGGCGGGCGGCCGTCGACCGGATGAGGCGGAAGCAGGACCTGGGCGTCTACCACGAAGTCTTCCTGGTTCCGGCGGCGAACCTGGAATCAATTTATCTCGACTGCGAGCCGGCCGGATTGGCCCGGTTCGGAAAGCTTGGCGAACCGGTCGGGCCGTCGACGACGGCCCGCGGCCGGCTGGGAATGATGAGGCGCTGA
- a CDS encoding NAD-dependent epimerase/dehydratase family protein, with protein sequence MRPDSTNDNLGDETIPFPPPLNGGLPIIDPDDDFLEDDGEFDSDDEMDGLDGDDEPRTVLITGACGNLGRKLRAAWADVYDLILLDVEPGEDDPDVFKVDLSVFDEDWITHFHGVDTVVHLAANPDSTASLEDLAGPNVDALANVFNASALAGIERIVYASSNHVMSGCRDDEPELIGVDLPPKPSGPYGILKYVGERFGQSLAHAFDVTFIGLRLGYIQEGANRPETLEDDWSRKMWLSNGDLVRLFDAAVEAEIEDRLFLVVNGVSRNHGTPWDLSDAAEVLGYLPEDDAFASKNHPEPVDETV encoded by the coding sequence ATGCGGCCCGACTCGACGAACGACAACCTGGGCGACGAGACCATTCCGTTCCCCCCCCCGCTCAACGGCGGCCTGCCGATCATCGACCCGGACGACGATTTCCTGGAAGACGACGGCGAGTTCGATTCGGACGACGAGATGGACGGTCTCGACGGCGACGACGAGCCGCGCACGGTGCTGATCACCGGCGCCTGCGGCAACCTCGGCCGCAAGCTGCGCGCCGCGTGGGCCGACGTCTACGACCTGATCCTCCTGGACGTCGAGCCCGGCGAGGACGACCCGGACGTCTTCAAGGTCGACCTGAGCGTCTTCGACGAGGACTGGATCACCCATTTCCACGGCGTCGACACGGTGGTCCACCTGGCGGCCAACCCCGACTCGACCGCCTCGCTCGAAGACCTGGCGGGACCGAACGTCGACGCGCTGGCCAACGTCTTCAACGCGTCGGCCCTCGCGGGGATCGAGCGGATCGTCTACGCCAGCTCCAACCATGTGATGTCGGGGTGCCGCGACGACGAGCCCGAGCTGATCGGAGTCGACCTGCCGCCGAAGCCCTCGGGCCCGTACGGAATCTTGAAGTACGTCGGCGAACGGTTCGGCCAGAGCCTCGCCCACGCGTTCGACGTGACGTTCATCGGCCTCCGCCTGGGCTATATCCAGGAGGGCGCGAACCGTCCCGAGACGCTTGAGGACGACTGGAGCCGCAAAATGTGGCTCTCCAACGGCGACCTCGTCCGTCTCTTCGACGCCGCCGTCGAAGCCGAGATTGAGGACCGGCTGTTCCTGGTCGTTAACGGCGTTTCGCGGAACCACGGAACCCCCTGGGACCTCTCCGACGCCGCCGAAGTCCTCGGCTACCTCCCCGAGGACGACGCCTTCGCCTCGAAGAACCACCCCGAACCCGTCGACGAGACGGTCTGA
- a CDS encoding inositol monophosphatase family protein, whose protein sequence is MTDKTRYEGELELVKALAIEAAAVAMRRAKLVKPEEKANHSYVTDLDKDLEQLIRKRLGEAYPDDRLTGEEFAASGGEGRRRWSIDPIDGTGNLVHGLPLWAVSIGLIEDGVPVLGVIAIPPLGELFWAVKGHGAWRDGERLHARDAEVFHTQDNVCLGTNAMRTVDPRSIKGRLRDLGSACCEQVFVAANRLQACVFLGEQTHDVAAGVVISSEAGCVFGTLAGERLDPAEMVRRTPVATPTFVAPPRRLEAILSKARLYPAATERS, encoded by the coding sequence ATGACGGACAAGACGCGATACGAAGGCGAACTTGAACTGGTCAAGGCCCTGGCGATCGAGGCGGCGGCCGTGGCGATGCGGCGAGCGAAGCTGGTCAAGCCCGAGGAGAAGGCCAACCACAGCTACGTGACCGACCTCGACAAGGACCTCGAACAGTTGATCCGGAAGCGGCTGGGAGAGGCCTACCCCGATGATCGGCTTACCGGCGAGGAATTCGCCGCGTCCGGGGGCGAGGGCCGCCGGCGCTGGTCGATCGACCCCATCGACGGCACCGGCAACCTCGTCCACGGCCTGCCCCTCTGGGCCGTCAGCATTGGCCTGATCGAAGACGGCGTGCCCGTCCTCGGCGTGATCGCGATCCCCCCGCTCGGCGAGCTGTTCTGGGCCGTCAAGGGCCATGGCGCCTGGCGCGACGGCGAACGCCTGCATGCCCGCGACGCCGAGGTCTTCCACACTCAGGACAACGTCTGCCTGGGCACGAACGCCATGCGCACGGTCGACCCGCGTTCGATCAAGGGCCGGCTTCGCGATCTGGGAAGCGCTTGCTGCGAGCAGGTGTTCGTAGCCGCCAACCGGCTTCAGGCGTGCGTGTTCCTGGGCGAGCAGACGCACGACGTCGCCGCCGGGGTCGTGATCTCCAGCGAGGCCGGCTGCGTGTTCGGCACGCTCGCGGGCGAACGGCTCGACCCGGCCGAGATGGTCCGCCGCACGCCGGTCGCCACCCCGACGTTCGTCGCACCGCCGAGACGGCTGGAGGCGATCCTGAGCAAGGCCCGCCTCTACCCCGCCGCGACGGAGCGGTCCTGA
- a CDS encoding FHA domain-containing serine/threonine-protein kinase, with amino-acid sequence MRVILEVLQGPRAGRSFIFDRHDTFIVGRSRFVHCPIEDMALSRDHFMIEVNPPQCELRDLESTNGTFVNNARTDRARLISGDVIAAGQSIFRVRVEHAPPASGEPPASSNSELATHGQIRCTGCGTNAPLNITVAGPAQTGSLDKIEWWCSSCRSEAAVLPQPVPHYTTLRELGKGAMGVVYQARHNTTGKLVALKLIVPETATTQAAIDRFLREMSVISQLRHPNIVEWYEQGMTRGQFWFAMEFVAGDNLEALAKSTPNGYPTEQACRLTCQILKGLDQAHRLGFVHRDIKPENVLIAHNPEGMTAKISDFGLAKSFRGVGLSGLTFSGEMRGTVPFMPPEQMRDFKTVTPLADLYATAATLYYLLTCQYIYDEPAGGGDLIRMLLEEEPVPVRSRRPDIPVGLATVISKCLTREPSERYPDASSMRRALKPFC; translated from the coding sequence ATGCGAGTGATCTTGGAGGTGCTTCAGGGTCCACGAGCGGGAAGGTCGTTCATCTTCGACCGGCACGACACGTTCATCGTGGGCCGCTCTCGTTTCGTTCATTGTCCGATCGAGGACATGGCGTTGTCGCGCGATCATTTCATGATCGAGGTCAATCCGCCCCAGTGCGAGCTGCGCGACCTGGAGAGCACCAACGGCACCTTCGTGAACAACGCGCGGACGGACCGGGCGCGGTTGATCTCGGGCGACGTGATCGCCGCCGGGCAGAGCATCTTTCGGGTTCGGGTCGAGCACGCCCCCCCCGCCAGCGGCGAGCCTCCGGCGTCTTCGAACAGCGAGCTGGCGACCCACGGCCAGATCCGCTGTACGGGCTGCGGCACGAACGCCCCCTTGAACATCACCGTGGCGGGGCCGGCTCAGACCGGTTCGCTGGACAAGATCGAGTGGTGGTGTTCGTCCTGCCGATCCGAGGCGGCGGTCTTGCCGCAGCCGGTGCCGCATTACACGACCCTCCGCGAGCTGGGCAAGGGGGCCATGGGCGTGGTTTACCAGGCCCGGCACAACACGACCGGCAAGCTCGTGGCGCTCAAGCTGATCGTGCCCGAGACCGCGACCACCCAGGCGGCCATCGACCGCTTCCTCCGCGAGATGTCGGTCATCAGCCAGCTTCGTCACCCCAACATCGTCGAGTGGTACGAGCAGGGGATGACCCGCGGCCAGTTCTGGTTCGCGATGGAGTTCGTCGCCGGCGACAACCTCGAGGCGCTGGCCAAGTCGACCCCGAACGGCTATCCGACCGAGCAAGCCTGCCGCCTGACCTGCCAGATCCTCAAGGGGCTGGATCAGGCCCACCGCCTCGGCTTCGTCCACCGCGACATCAAGCCCGAGAACGTCTTGATCGCGCACAACCCCGAAGGCATGACGGCGAAGATCTCCGACTTCGGGCTGGCCAAGAGCTTTCGAGGCGTCGGTCTCTCGGGCCTCACGTTCTCCGGAGAGATGCGCGGCACCGTTCCGTTCATGCCCCCCGAGCAGATGCGCGACTTCAAGACCGTCACCCCCCTGGCCGACCTCTATGCGACGGCCGCGACGCTCTATTACTTGCTCACCTGCCAGTACATCTACGACGAGCCCGCCGGCGGCGGCGACCTGATCCGCATGCTTCTCGAAGAAGAACCCGTTCCGGTCCGCTCCCGCCGCCCCGACATCCCGGTGGGCCTCGCCACGGTCATCTCCAAGTGCCTCACCCGCGAGCCGAGCGAGCGCTACCCGGACGCCAGCTCGATGCGGCGGGCGCTCAAGCCGTTCTGCTGA
- a CDS encoding DUF3006 domain-containing protein, with protein MAIHLSVDRFEGDDKSIAVLVADDGATINVPKALLPPGAKAGDVLTMTLKRDEAATKKLADDTRKVQDELKATDPGGDIKL; from the coding sequence GTGGCCATCCACTTATCGGTTGATCGGTTCGAGGGCGACGACAAGTCGATCGCCGTCCTCGTCGCCGACGACGGCGCGACGATCAACGTCCCCAAGGCGCTCTTGCCGCCGGGCGCGAAGGCCGGCGACGTGCTCACGATGACCCTCAAACGTGACGAGGCCGCCACCAAGAAGCTGGCCGACGACACGCGCAAGGTTCAGGACGAACTCAAGGCGACCGACCCCGGCGGAGACATCAAATTGTGA
- a CDS encoding ComEC/Rec2 family competence protein, whose product MTAKLSRRLRVVAAFVFAVSWFAAPADAQWFTGRSGSSPSRPMVTIEILDVGQGDSILIRSPEGKTALVDAGPSRDAAAKLLKSKGITAIDLVVVSHHHSDHYGGMEPILRDFKPKYFVATGSSHTTKSYLKVLQVVKDEGITAVQPTAKPRKIELGSVTLTILPQPPENTKEENENSIGLRVQYGGFAMLLTGDSETDERRWWLAHCPELVGDCSILKLAHHGSRNGTDARWLELVQPDLAVASLAKGNSYGHPHSETIALLRKYKVPLLRTDQQGTITLVSNGETWNVVSSPLARRRAPRDDAAVAATRDDGPTRRPSRTPSRTR is encoded by the coding sequence GTGACCGCCAAACTCTCCCGCCGCCTACGGGTGGTCGCCGCCTTCGTGTTCGCCGTCTCGTGGTTCGCCGCACCGGCCGACGCCCAGTGGTTCACCGGCCGTTCCGGGTCGTCGCCGTCGCGCCCGATGGTGACGATCGAAATCCTCGACGTCGGCCAGGGCGACTCGATCCTGATCCGGTCGCCCGAGGGCAAGACGGCCCTGGTCGACGCCGGCCCCTCGCGCGACGCCGCCGCGAAGCTGCTCAAGAGCAAGGGGATCACGGCGATCGATCTGGTCGTGGTCTCGCACCACCACAGCGACCACTACGGCGGCATGGAGCCGATCCTCCGCGACTTCAAGCCCAAGTACTTCGTAGCCACGGGCTCGTCGCACACGACCAAGAGCTACCTCAAGGTGCTCCAGGTCGTGAAGGACGAAGGGATCACCGCCGTGCAGCCGACCGCCAAGCCGAGGAAGATCGAACTCGGCTCGGTGACGCTCACGATTCTCCCTCAGCCGCCCGAGAACACGAAAGAAGAGAACGAGAACTCGATCGGCCTCCGCGTTCAGTATGGCGGCTTCGCGATGCTGTTGACCGGCGACAGTGAGACCGACGAGCGGCGATGGTGGTTGGCTCATTGTCCGGAGCTGGTCGGCGATTGCTCGATCCTCAAGCTGGCACACCACGGCAGCCGCAACGGCACCGATGCCCGTTGGCTCGAACTCGTCCAGCCCGACCTCGCCGTCGCCAGCCTCGCCAAAGGGAACAGCTACGGGCATCCCCACTCTGAGACGATCGCGCTCTTGCGCAAGTACAAAGTGCCGCTGTTGCGGACCGATCAGCAGGGGACGATCACCCTGGTCAGCAACGGCGAGACCTGGAACGTCGTCTCCTCCCCCCTGGCCCGCCGTCGCGCCCCGCGCGACGACGCCGCCGTGGCCGCGACCCGGGACGACGGACCAACCCGACGGCCGTCGCGGACGCCTTCCCGGACGCGCTGA
- a CDS encoding TolC family protein produces MSGRSVWLAIVVACAAGCRAEVARAQVSLSDDIIAAAQAKNETEKRHHSSLGRSLGTAESPYRRKPGSTDINLGGAPPRRAVLPRLARLRTSTSAFSPPPQEPGRYEQGVAPSIERLPLPLRRGPSHNSEEDLAAYDEEGPPDGLTLDASIRRLIDVNRDLRVKALELPQAEADILTAGLRENPLVFYGTDDIAYGSYSPARSGEVEHGISLVLPIDYTGKRRRRVELAKKEQCVLRAQYQDAVRVAIDGLYTAYVDALVARQAIRAAEDSLRLIDELLKAHAAVASPTEKEREELDDLTVERDVTEMAVEDTYERYGKARQQLADLLELAPEEAESLELRGKILVPSPKPPPLDELIAMAKERRPDVVAHRIGVDRARAEWSQEKSERLSDAYFLYSPMNYLDRSQSQERSVNTWGAGVFVSVPLFNRNQGNVRRAEINVIQSQIEADVAEDRAVGEVRHAYKDLEHSLGDLERFEKATLPAIRRKRDRAQRRLNSGEIHPEDFLKVERETTSLVRFYRDTLTRQRRNMLKLNTAVGLRILP; encoded by the coding sequence ATGAGCGGACGAAGCGTTTGGCTCGCGATCGTCGTCGCATGCGCGGCGGGGTGCCGGGCGGAAGTCGCCAGGGCTCAGGTCTCGCTCTCTGACGACATCATCGCCGCCGCTCAGGCGAAGAATGAGACCGAGAAGCGACACCATTCGAGCCTGGGGCGGTCGCTGGGGACAGCCGAGAGCCCCTACCGCCGCAAGCCGGGGTCGACGGACATCAATCTGGGCGGCGCCCCGCCCCGCCGCGCCGTGTTGCCGAGGCTGGCCCGGCTGCGAACGAGCACGTCGGCGTTCAGCCCCCCTCCCCAGGAGCCGGGCCGTTACGAGCAGGGCGTCGCGCCGAGCATCGAGCGGCTGCCACTTCCCCTTCGTCGCGGGCCGTCGCACAACTCGGAGGAAGACCTGGCGGCCTATGATGAGGAAGGACCGCCCGACGGCCTGACGCTTGACGCCTCGATCCGGCGGCTCATCGACGTCAATCGCGACCTCCGGGTCAAGGCCCTGGAACTCCCCCAGGCCGAGGCCGACATCCTGACCGCGGGGCTTCGCGAGAACCCTTTGGTGTTCTACGGAACGGACGACATCGCGTACGGCTCGTACTCGCCGGCCCGGTCGGGCGAAGTCGAACACGGGATCAGCCTCGTCTTGCCGATCGACTACACGGGCAAGCGTCGACGGAGAGTCGAGCTGGCGAAGAAAGAGCAATGCGTGTTGCGCGCCCAGTACCAGGACGCCGTTCGCGTCGCCATCGACGGCCTTTACACCGCCTACGTGGACGCCCTGGTCGCCCGTCAGGCGATCCGGGCCGCCGAGGACAGCCTCCGGCTCATCGACGAGTTGCTCAAGGCCCACGCCGCCGTCGCTTCGCCGACCGAGAAGGAACGCGAGGAACTCGACGATCTGACCGTCGAACGCGACGTCACCGAGATGGCCGTCGAAGACACGTACGAGCGGTACGGCAAGGCGCGGCAACAACTTGCAGACCTCTTGGAACTGGCGCCTGAGGAGGCGGAGTCGCTGGAACTGCGCGGCAAGATTCTCGTCCCCAGCCCCAAGCCGCCGCCGCTCGACGAGTTGATCGCGATGGCGAAGGAGCGCCGACCGGATGTGGTCGCGCACCGAATCGGGGTCGACCGTGCCCGAGCCGAATGGTCCCAGGAGAAATCCGAGCGGCTGTCGGACGCCTACTTCCTCTACTCCCCGATGAACTACCTCGACCGGTCGCAATCGCAGGAGCGGAGCGTGAACACCTGGGGCGCGGGGGTCTTCGTCTCGGTGCCGCTGTTCAACCGCAATCAGGGGAATGTGCGTCGGGCCGAGATCAACGTGATCCAGAGTCAGATTGAGGCGGACGTCGCCGAGGACCGCGCCGTCGGCGAGGTCCGCCATGCGTACAAGGACCTCGAGCATTCGCTCGGCGATCTTGAGCGGTTCGAGAAGGCGACCCTTCCGGCCATTCGTCGCAAGCGGGACCGCGCCCAGCGCCGGCTCAATTCGGGAGAAATCCACCCCGAAGACTTCCTGAAGGTCGAACGCGAGACGACTTCGCTGGTTCGCTTCTATCGCGACACCCTGACCCGACAGCGGCGGAACATGCTGAAGCTCAACACCGCCGTGGGTCTCCGCATCCTTCCCTGA